TGTATAACCTCCACTGTaaggaaggagagaaagaaCACAACGAATAGTATGAAATGTTAAAGCATACCTGAGCGATTCCCTCGATTGCTGTTGGATTCACAGGAAGATATGGATTCGTGTAATCCCTGTAACCAAACAGTTAGTGATGTGAATTTGAGTATTGTCTCATCAAGCATATGCTAATGGAGgttaaaatcaaatttaaacatCGCCAGCTTCCCTCTTTACCTGCTACGATGTGATTGAAACTTGATATTCAAATCCTTGTGCGCAGAAAAGGTTATGCGCAGGTGACAGGTGGGGACATGTTCAGGAAGTAAATATCTGCATGACTTGACATTTCAGTAATGCTGCATCGGAGGTTTGTAGCGCATAATAATAATAGTTATAAAATGAAGTGCTACCTCGGGATGCTTCTTCCATCCAACGAATTCTTTGCTTCTAGTGCAGTTGGAGCATCAGTATATTGGATAAGTGCCTACGAAAATTCCAGCTGATAAGCTGAACTTACAAGAATTATAGTAGCAGCTCAATATAAGAACTATCTTACCTGGAAACCAGCAGCCTTCTCAAAGGTTGCTATCTTGTGGACAAACCCAAATGCGGAAAATACCTAAAACATTCACAAACCATTGCAACAAAAGATGAGGATACAAGTCCACTTTCGAGTTTCGACTAATCAGTCGAAGAGCACATGCAAGATTATGCAGAAAGAGAAGGACATGGAGCATAGAACTGAATTGTACTGAAGTAATGAACTTGGAtgctattattatattagtGAACATGCTATGCTGACAAGTCATATGATGCAGGATGACAAATTGAAGAAGTAATAAACCTGGTAGAAGAAAGAGGAGATTTTGAATTTCCCTTGACATGGAGGTGCCATTTAAGTATCTTAACTGCCATACAATGTATGTGAAATAGGCAGTCTGCAGTGCTTTTAAAGACTACGTGAATCATTAAGTTTTTCGCCAGGAATCAGTATGCATGTCCTAAAGTCCATGGATTAACATTGTCTAGCAAGCATAACAAATCAATAATAGTGTGCATTTAGTAATTAGTTTACATCAAGCCGCTTTTATTTTGATAAAGATATGTCCcgataaaaaaaagatcactGTATCATAGCAACAGAGGCCCAAGTCAATTTTGAAATATAGGCAATATAAGTTTATTCCAACCAAGCTGTTAGCTAAGTGAAGTGCATCACATGTAAAACATGCATACTTACCAAATGAATGACATCTATGCTAATATCATTAGGCTGGACACCTTCAAAAGTGACAAGAAGAACATTGCCAGAGGAATCACCAGTTCCTTTATTGTTGGTAATTTCTTGTCTGTTTGAGTACTGGATATATacagttttgccacgaacttgAGCAGGTTCTGAAGAAGAAGCATAATATGAAACCATTGAAATTGCCTGGTTTTGATCTGCCTGAAAAAAGGTACATTTATAATATAAGTGAGGAACAAAGAACAGCAATTCAATGTCCAGTCTACAGTTCACTGTTCATTTGAAACTTCCGCTAAATCAATCCAAAGGGCAACACATTTATGCaactaaataataataattgtgtcattttcttttattaCATAGAGAACACCATGGCTGTTAAGGCGTCACTTTAGTGTCTCCATAGTGGTTAGCGGTTGCATGGGTCAAGACACCCACTCTGCCTTATAGGCAAAACCAGtgaagaaagggaaagaaggggGCAAGCTCATACTGGAACCCTAGCTGGTTGTGGTCACCTTCCTCAATCCTTACCACAGCCAGCTTGCTGTCACAGATCCCACACCCCTACCATCAGATCTAGATCCAGatcccagctgctgctgcttgctgcaGCTCAATCTctggcagcggcagcggtggacAGAGAGGTGGGCAGAGGCATTGACCTCTGATGGCAGTGATAGCTGGCAGAGGTCAGCTATGGGGGAGGTGGCTGAAAACAGGCGGCTGCAGATGTCGATCTCAGCTTGCGTGCCTAGTGTTCTGCTCCTCAACTGGCTGCGCACGATGACGTGGGGGTATTGTCATGAAGCTGATGTTGGTCTTCTGTGGACTGGCAGCTTGGCCTAgtggtttttttctccttctcctaGCTATTTTCTTTGCAGATTTTTCCCTTAATCAAGCCTCCTCCATCTCATATTACACTGCCTTGTTGCACCTTGTGTGCTATGATGCTTAGGCATACCCACGTCATCTTAAACCACCTTAACACCTTAATAACACTGAACACTTCTTTTACAACAAGGTGAAAAATTGCTTTAATAAATCATCTTTTCTGATACCCCAATTCAACATAACCAACAGGCCAACAACCTTACAAAACAAATAACATTGAAATAGAAAAGTTTCAAGGAACCAAAACTGGCCATAAAAATCCTGATTCCAAAAAGTGATACTACAGCATACAGAATGAGGAACACAACCTTTTTAGCAATCAACAATCAaacatgtataaataaaaacttaatGCAGATCTCTTATCAATTATCAGATAGCCCAAAGCTTGCTCACTAGATAAGTCATCCTTCCAACAGCAGTATCTTCCTCGCTGTTAATTTTATTATTCAGGTTAACAAATAAGATCAGTTTGTTTCCCTGCTCCTACGAATATTCGCCGTGTCATGCCAGACAAAATCCAATTGCACGCAACAACAAAAGATGCCAAAATAAACCATGGAAACACAAACACAAGTGCAAACACCAACAAGAGTCACGCATTTCCAGCACATGACAAAAAGGATGTATTGTTTGTATGCATCTCATTGGACAGAGCCGTACTATCTTAGTTATTCAAACCACATATTAAACTAACAATTAAACACCAAATTCTGGAACTACCACTGCCCAAATCATCACAGaagataagatttttttttccctctcatACATCATACTCCCACATAATCGAGCAACAAAACGACTTGGTACCGCCATAAACCCTAAATCGCAACCCCCACAAAAGGACAGATTCCTCCAAATCCTAATAAGCCACGTCCTCACACACATACAGAGGAGACGATCGCACACGCAGCCGTAAATCCGTAATCGATCAGATGGAGGGGGCagggggcggaggagggaggaatcggggggaggggagggggtgtCCTTACGAACTCGACGAAGGCCTGGTTGCGGTTGGCGCCGACGTTGCACATGGTGTTGACGACCCTGCCGAAGGGCTTGCAGAgctcgacgagctcctcctcggtGCACTCCCACGGCATGTTCCGGAGGTGGAGCACCTTGGACGGCGTCTGCGTGTACCGGAACTGCGTCGCCGACCCCGACGGCATCCTCGctgctgcaggcggcggcggcggcggctggccctCCCGCCCCCCGGCTCGCTCCGTgcgcgcgcctcgccggcggGTCTCCCGCGCGCAatagggctagggtttgggtgaAGTCGAGGCTGggagctagagagagagagaaagcgcGGCTGGAgatgagagattgagagagagagagagagagattgggatTGTTGGGCTGGGTTGGGTGGTTCTAGAAGGAGACGATGATAGACGCGAGCGTGACCGGTGTGGGACCGTAGACGTCTAAAGGGCAATTGCAGTGCGTCCCTTTACATTTGCCAAACCTTACATGCTAACTGAATCAAGAATGTGTTACGTTATATCCTCCACagtgtaagttacttttagtgAGTCTTACTAGTATCATCTCTTTCACTTCTCATCGCCCCCTCTCTCGCATCTCTTCCTTTCCCTACCGGCAAAGGAAACATGGCGATGAGCGGAGGAAGCTGAGACGTCAAGCAGACACGGCGCCAGACGGAGCAGCGGCCAGATCCACCGGCGGTCCCCGCCGCACcacccttcttctcctcccacGAAGCAGCAGCGAATCGATCGCGTCGACGCCCTGACTCCTCTGCGTGGCGGGAGCTCGATGGCGCCACTCCTCTCTCCCCTTTACTTGTCGGCAGCAGTGGATCGAGCAAAGATGAGGAAAAGCGGCGGCCATCTCAGGCATCGAGTCGAGCGAAGCCGGGGGGGGCAGCGAGCAGTCGCAGTAgcgccgctcctctctctccatccgTGGCCTCTTCCCTCTTCCCCCCGTGGTGGCTGCAGTGGCCTGTGGAGCCGAGGGTGGCGACTAGCCCTACGACAGCACCGCTCCTGTCTCCCCTATTTCCCCCGATTCCTCTCCCCGACGCGCAGCCCGAGCTATTTCTCCCCGCACTCTGACAAATCTAATGAAGAACGCGTGGCCTACTTTAGCTCCCTGGTTTTCACTTGGTTACGGGAATAGCAAATGTGGCATGGAAACTGTGATGTGGAATATCAGGGTTGAATGCCATATGTATGCACTATGAATGACTTAAGGTTGTGTTCGGGAATCGGGACTTTGGGacgaaaaaataatattaatgtataactaattaagtaacttgaaaaattgattaatatgattttttaaaaaagcaacttcatatagaaattttttataaaaaacacattgtttaacGTTTGAAAAgggtgcgcgtggaaaacgagtgGTGGGTTGGGAAAGTGAACATAAGAACTCAGCCTTACTTAAATTCGGAAACTCCACCTCCCGTGTGGAAAACCAGTATTGTAcattaatgcatgattaattaagtatgcatgattaattaagtattagcttaaaaaacttgaaaattgattaatatgacttttcaAAGGAGCTTTcctatataaaaacttttggataaaatgcattgtttagcaATTTTAAGAAGCGTGTGTGCGAAAAAAGAGGAAAGTGAGTTGGGAAAAAGGgggaagaacacaaccttaagTGCACGTACATCTACTAGTAATTCATATGCAAGTATGATTGGGTTGGATTGCAACATTTTAGGAAGAAGGTAATACTCCattcttttttaatatacgatGCCATTGATTTATTTACAACTTTTGACCATttgtattatttaaaaaatttgtgcataTCTTACGAATGTAAATAATGCTTAAAAGTTCATTTAGTGATAAATCAAACCACAATAAAAGAAATGACATTtacttgaaattttttaaaaaggcgAATGGTCAACCATGATGTAAAAAGTCAATGTGttgtatattaaaaaacggaggtagtactcctTTGTATTATAAAATATCTCATCCGAttataggttgctatattatagaacagagggagtacttgttttCTCAAATTACTATAAAACTTGGGAATTACTTCCTGTCGGGTGCCCGATGTAGCTCCAACGATCGGGCTCCCACCCACTAGATGCGACCATATAGTGCATAAGCTTCTCCCCTTATCGTGCTCCCCCTCCATGCTTATTGatattaaaataacttttctcATAAAATAATTGTTTGATTTACGTTCCGATCACAACATCattgtaattaaatatttaaaacaagatatcatatgattatattcggatgaaagaaaaaaatattttcaaaccatTAAAACTCAATGTTTCACACGCTATAGCAACATGTTTCAGCGCGTGTTTTCactgtgtttcacaaaatttacgcAACTAGCCGTCcatactctctctccaccccatccacccatgcatgcatgtagtgatattcaaaataaatttttatcctaaactacttatccgatctatgaTCCGACACCGTTTATATTCATAGGAactaaatctttacaataagatatcacatgaATATATTAcgataaaagaaatatatatgtttcaaactgctaaaacTCATTGTATTATACATGACAATGGCATGCTTCAACATGTGTTTTCACTATGTTtcgcatttttttttatgtttcaattGTTGTTTTTATGTTTCTCCATGTATGACTTAATGTTTCACCCAATCttcaactgaaacattttgACTGCCCGATTTTTGAAACATTTGTAGTACCTTCCGTAAAACTGGTGCACTCAAAAACAGTTTTATTCAtataaattttcataaaatcATTACGCTAGTGGCAAACAAACTCTTGGGCCATTAGACCATGGCCCAGAGTCTATGGATAAAAGCCCATGGAGTGATATGCATTTTTACTGTATAATTTTCTCTTGGGCCTAACACACAATGGGTTGGCCTAGGGCCTGGCCCAAATATAGGTATGCGGTTTACACCGTGAAAAGAACATAGGAGATGAAACCCCACACGTTGTTGCGGGAGCTTAGTATaatattattagaaataatgtgTAGAATAGCTAGGTGATGTAAGCTtaattatagattttttttattgatcatTGGAAAATGCTATAAACCACTTAAGGTGATGcgatttataataatttaaatagtgTCTAGATTGATAATCCAAAAGTAAATGTAAGGTGATGTGTCTTTATGAGAGAAAAAAACGAGGGAATAATTttgaccatagattaatcatctaaaggctataaacaattgaggtgatgtgATTTAATGAGATAAGATAGAAAATTTTACTAAGTGGGGCTAAAATATGTAGGATATTGTAAAGAATGATGAAGAGATATGTGTTGAAATATTGGGACTATTTAGATTATAGgaaaaataaatcttatcattgccaaaattttggcaggatttcttatgtatttaccaaatttggcaacaaactaaacgtagacatttttttgacaactttatcaaaaaatggtatggttgaagaGAACAACCCCATTGTGTAAATTGtatgggatgatgatttaacttgcttgtattttaaagctttggaatataataaaatatagatGATATATCATGTTTGTATGAGAATTAGGATGTAATAATTGCTAATGGATGATAATGTGGTATCTTTGCACGTTGAGCTTTAGAATGTAGTGGGTTGTAActtttatatactccctccgtctcctaatataatggattttgactttttgcttgcactgtttgactattcgtcttattcaaaaaaatttggaattttttacttactttattatccaaagtattttaagcacaacttttcattttttatatttgcctaaatttatttgaataagacgagtggtcaaacagtgcaagcaaaatgtcaaaatcctttataataagggacagagggagtagtatagatTAGCCCTACAGTAAAGCGAAAGAAATACACTACTTAGATGGCTAGGATATTTACATAATAAGTCAAAAATTTCATTAATTTAAGTTTTGTTTTCAAAACTTACAAATACAATGTATCAAAAGGACAATATGTCAGTTGTGCGGTTTTATAGAGCTCTAGAACCATAATATACTTCGAGTTATATGCCATGTGCCAAACCTCTGTTGTGACTAGAATAATGTAGTGATAAGAGAGAATTTTGCACACTTTGATTACAAAGCATATGCTTTTTTCCAggtatatgtagttttacatCACTAACAATAAATGGATATACTCATATTCTTTTATCGGATTTGCTCGACAGAAAATTAGGGAAGATTTCTTAAAGAACTTTTTACACTCTGGTCCACTCCAAGGttcgtgctttttgaccttCTCCTTGTATACAAGGATACACCCGTTTTGGTTTTGAAAAGAAGTTATTAATACAACTATGCTGATATAACATAGTCTTAGAAGCTAGCCTTATTATATTCTACGTTACCGTATAAAAAattgtttacaaataaactaCAAATTAGGTACTATTCTCaacaaggaaagaaaaaaaatattatcaaccATTATAATATTATCTAatacatatttaacatatataaatGGCAACAAAAGCAACCTGTCGATGTTTGAGatcgcgactacggtatttggatggtatgggaATCGTTAgtactagggtatatgcgagattaaggtaaaagagatggagataggaatcctatatacctatacaaaCCATCCCCACTAATTGCAATTAAAACTATTTTCCTGCTCTGAGAGTAAGCCACGTCGGTTCTATTCATCCTAGCCATCGGATTGCTGACTAACGTTTGGATAGCAATCATTAGCAGGGCAACTCAATGCTCATGCCAGTTACAGATCAAACAGGCCCATTAGAAGTTCACCATTTACTCCGTCCTGGCAAATCTTCCTATGTTGAGCCGAAGCGTTGGAGGCACCCACCATGGCGCACACAGATATTGTACATCTTCCACTTATATCTTTTAATTACCTATGTAACTGCTGTTTTAGGTGAGCAGTCGGCATTACCGCGTTGGTGAATTTTTATTTCAGTTTGTCTCCTGGGATGATTTATATGCTTGCTTACCAAAACGAATGTAGCAGCTGCAGTTCGATTGTCTTCGGCAGTCCTGCAAATGGATGCTGATCAACATACCACATGTCTCTTTCAATCTATTGTCATCTCTTTTGCATGTTGGTgagcatttcttttcttttctattttctttcattGGTTAATTTGTACTCTGAGCTGCCAGTTCAGTTTTCCAGAGCAGTACCACCTAATGTCATGCTTTTGCTAATACTGTTGCAGGCTCCTGGTATTATTGGACATATAATTGTTTTATTTCTTGCAGATTACAAACAACCATGTCTTATGCGGTTAGTAGCAAGCGTTTAAATTTTCATTCATGAAGAATCATTACCTataattaatttgaaattttctttATACAGTGATTGAGCTAGCTACTAAATAAATCACTCTCACCTACCTATGGATGCTACTGCACCGCAAATGATTTGCAGGTTGCCAATTCCACAAGAGGAAATTACAAGGGGGTGATGCATTATACTATATAATAAAAGTACGCTATGTGATTGTTCTTCTCTATGTCTATGTTATTCGGTTTTCAATTGTCTCCACACATAGTTGATtagtattatattttgtttttgtgttttaGTAATGTATAGACATGTTCATCATATCCACACGGACCGCACTAATCTGTATATTCACCTGACTTTAGGAAGTTTCTGCTCCATAAAACACTACAACTTGGAGTTAACATATTTAAGTAAGCACTAACCTTAGAGTATTTTATTACCATTTTTTTCCTGCTAATACGATTAATGTCCATGTACAACTGTTGTTTGTTCCAAATAGGTAGGAAATTAAATTGTCTTTTATTTAACACCAAATAGATTAAACAACAGTTCTGTTTCAATTCAAAATGCATTTGCTAATTACTATCCTATAAGTTGGCAATATAATTTATTGTATGATCTCAAATCATAAACAAAGTGTTTAGCACATTATATGCTATTCTTTCGACATGATTGTTCATACCAAATTTTCATATCTCCTATTTCTCTTAAATctccgcagcaacgcgcggggtgtCATCTagtttttatacaggttcgagccccttatctgataggtaatagccctacatcctgtttatatgggattgatatAGAGAAccatctcggcgggtacaccatcgcTTCATTCCATATTCCTTTCGAGATCCATCAACCATTCTCGAGTAATCAagtaggcgtagagtctgcgacaaAGCCTTGAAATCTGACTTGATTGTTCTGATGTCtgattttcctgaaatcaatactcagaacaTTTGCCGTACTCGCTTAGTCAATCCCGATGTAGAACCGTAGAGAAACGGAGTCTTCAACAATGTTGAATAGaactttcctgaaatcaatacttaaAATAGAATATTAAATAGAAATAGCCCTCGAGCGAGCGCTCAAGGGTAACATGATAcaatatgtatggaaaaattgaaaataaattgaatctgCATGTGACAATAAAAGAGTATGCTCGCTAGAGTTGCCCTCAGCAAATGGAGTTTGGTACTCTTCCTAGCCCCCAACTGTTTTTATGGAAAAGCCATTTTCCACAAAGACAGCTCGAATCTTATAACAAACCATGCTGAAGCTGGCaaatcctagcccccagccatgaagttggaaaaatcaatttccgattacacagCTTGGTTAATATGCGTTAAttgagaactcttacatgaccaggttTGACATGGTCGTTTGGCTCTCATAATCCAATAAGACATTAtctgctctgggcgtccccagctgAAATTCCCTTAGGTTTCTCGGAGGCTTGTCAGAATAGCGTAAAGGGACAATAGGAACGACTTCAAGACGAGGTGATATAAGAAAAGAGGATCACCGgacaaatattgcacatataaaCACTTACAGAAGTTGATGTAGATGATGAGACGACCACCACACTGGGCAAATGCCAGGTGTATAGTTGTACTCAACAAATCGCAaaagtagtgggagaatcgctacaccgctggtcgaagaccagttatagtcataactcgaccacttgaagtagaAGTATGAGAGATCACTACGAcctactggttcgagaaccaggagtaggagtcTCTCAACCGTTTGAAATTgaggtgcgaggaccgctaagCTGCTAGTCGAggaccagtcgtagtcgtaactcgaccttTGGAAGACGTGGTACGAGGATCGCTACGCTGCTGGTGGAAGACCAattagtcgtaactcgaccattagaagtcgtggtacgaggatCGCTACGCTGCTGGTggaagaccagtcgtagtcataactcgaccattagaagtcgtggtacgaggatCGCTACGTTGCTGGTAGAGAACCAACCGTAGTAGTACCTCGACCACTTGAAGGAAATCTAGAATAATAGATGGACGACATTCTCGTGACCTGTGAGAACTGCCTCCTGATGACGACGAATGCAATGAGGAATTATTGTAGTCGGGGGTTCCGCTTCTAGACCTACTACCTCATCCTCGGGCCCTCTAGAAGTCTGGGGATCTCGAGTTTTGTCGTCATCACGTGATGTCGTGATGTCGTTAACCTTGTCCGTTGTCGTCCTGATGTCATTAGTCCTAGACGTTGTCGTCCTGGTGACAACGACGATCTAGTCGGTCTTGGTTGTCGCTATCATGACAATGTTGATTGTCGTTAGATGTTGAGAGATTGCTGTAACcgactggtcgaggaccaggagtaggcgtatctcgatcacctgaagatgaattttaggtggtgagagatcgctatGATCTACTGGTCGAGGACTCAGTGTAGGTGTACCTCGATCACCTATAGGCAACTGATAGGCATACGGAAACAAACCGTATTCGCGAAAGCATCTCTTGTTATCCGCGACTCCCATTATCAATATTCGCCGTACTCACTTGGTCGATCCTGGTGTAAGACCGTAGAGATATGGAGTTTTCGACAACGATAGATGGAGTTCAACGGTCCACAAGTGAATTTAGATTGATAGGCGGCGAGATGTCGCTACAACTGTCTGGTCGATTAACCAGGAGTAGGCATCTCTTAATCACCTATAGGGGCGCTAGAGTTggttattacatgtgcatctcatgtggccaacatgactcacatacccaacctatagcatatccggatgtttgttcgcaatcatgtcaggtgatcaagccgacaacgTTCACGAGGAATTATCTGTTAACAACCTTCTCTCAGATAGTCCAGCCGTAGCCAGCGCTATACATGAGATAAGTCGTCGGTTtttgttggtaggttgggtgcgacaACTCAGCATTTTtcgagaacgttctcgataatgcggtgtactcgaccacatcctactcgagtgctcaattgttcctgaaaaatattttctagaagacaagtTATATGCAGAGAATATCGAGCATGTACTCAAAAGACTGCAtgaatcttctagtattatcaggatataatgagcagattaaatatcaggcattatgtaaaccgcaAACAAGCATGATCTATACAGAAGAaaacagagcgagcccccagcattAAATCGTAGTCGGCCTAACATCGGAAACATTCGCACAAtagatattatataaaaaacataCTCTTGGTAAACATAATAAACCACGGATCTGACAATATTGTATAGATCTAAAATATAGGTATggtaaattgcatataaaatattgcgtacctgtgtagatatatgccggatatatctatggaattagtagattgatttcgattaaggctgtgtttgaggagaggtgattgagaagattgggaagatacgcaaaacgaggtgagccattagcgcatgattaattaggtattaactattttaaacttcaaaaatggattaatatgattttttaaaacaactttcatatagaaaattttttaaaaaacacaccatttaatagtttgggaagcgtgcgcgcggaaaacgaaacaaacaaactccCTTTGTTCtccaaacgaacgcagcctaagaaATCAATCTTACTAAATACCTTAATTTGTGTGCAGCAACCTGATGGACAGGTGTACTGTTAGATTTATATAGGGccacatgtacatatatacctCCATATGCTCTATACTTTTAGCTGTTTAATTGTTCTGTTTACTTGTGACGTGCATCCCTGGAACGTGGTCAGGTTGCCGACTAGCAATTGAATTCTACTAGTGCAAACACACGAACTCCTCGATTCCTATTAGAACATAGGCCAAGAAACATATCAGTACAGCGCCTCCTCGCGGATTCTCTCGAAGCGCGCGTGCGTCGTGGATGGCGCTCCTTAGAGCAAATATAACAGTGAGCTATATAAAACTAATCTAAGCTTATATAAAGGTGAGCGGTAATCAAAACTCAAGAGTGTTgactctcatgcaagagctaacttaatacaagctccaagacaaatacattaaatgtacaagtgaagtgagagatagaggaaggagaagaaaattataccCAACCTtgtagctaatctattatatatgttggctttaaaataggctaatagtaggaagtgagctcttctattatccttgctctcaGGAGAACATCTGTGCTCTTGAAATCCGCGGTGGTGACGTCTCGAAGCTTGGTCGATCTCGCCGAATCGAATAGTTGATAGTGATGATTCCGATCTCGTCGGGGGACATACTCCGGTCGGGTTAGATCTCTCtacagccgaagtcgtcgagcaGTTTattgttggagaatccatctc
The Oryza glaberrima chromosome 8, OglaRS2, whole genome shotgun sequence DNA segment above includes these coding regions:
- the LOC127782301 gene encoding polypyrimidine tract-binding protein homolog 1-like isoform X2, with the protein product MPSGSATQFRYTQTPSKVLHLRNMPWECTEEELVELCKPFGRVVNTMCNVGANRNQAFVEFADQNQAISMVSYYASSSEPAQVRGKTVYIQYSNRQEITNNKGTGDSSGNVLLVTFEGVQPNDISIDVIHLVFSAFGFVHKIATFEKAAGFQALIQYTDAPTALEAKNSLDGRSIPRYLLPEHVPTCHLRITFSAHKDLNIKFQSHRSRDYTNPYLPVNPTAIEGIAQPTLGPDGKIKEPESNVLLASIENMQYSVTVDVLHTVFSAFGTVQKIAMFEKNGGMQALIQYPDITTAAVAKQALEGHCIYDGGYCT